The sequence TTatagcttcttgaagatttccaaaaatctcaagaactggttgtcatcttcctttttcttcaatagctggggatatggagctcttgagatgtTCAGTTGGGGTATCCCTTTTTCTTTCTGCAGACTTGGCGTGGGAGGTTGAACTCCATCttgctcttctcccttttcatttgagccttcttcttgtggtttttgggaatgttccttcagttccttcccactcctaagtgtgatagcttgacacttCTCCCTTTTGCTTGAGTGGGCATCATAGCAAAGGTTGTGGTTAGGGAGCTGCTTAAACAGTTAGCTGATTTGTGTCTCCAGTTTCgtgatggcagcattttgattctgcatgttggactgcacttcctctctgaatgctttactgtctCGAATGTCTCTGCATACTCCTTCAATTAAGGTttcgatcttagagagcttgtcatcaattgatgggtgattctgagcagatgtgctattttggttttgataagcatatgaagaagtgttgttgtgggggtgttgagacgtCCTttgtgtgaattgctggtgagctacATTGTTGtcggagttgtaacgtctctggtcttggttttgatcttgctcacctccccacccaaagtttaagtggtttctccatccagggttgtaggtcttggagtatggatcatagtttttccttggtgaactCCCAATGTAATTGGCTTGCTCTTGACTCCcatctgcttcttcattcactccttcttggattgttgatgaagtggagattgctgctacttggttcatctccatctttttggtgaggtcagccagctgctgggtaatgagcttgttttgggccaacagagcatctacattgtttagctccattactcctcttgtgttccctctttcggaagcatagaagtagtcattctctgctactgtttcaataacatctatggcttcctcaatggtcttcttcttgttcaaagatcctccagatgaatggtctacggccttctttgactcataagagagtccttcatagaaaatgtgcagctgcacccattcgttgaacatgtcaggtggacacctccttgttaagtccttgaacctctcccatgcttcatatagagtctcaccatcttgttgtctgaaagtttggacctcagctctcagcctattgattcgttgaggatggtaaaatcttgctaagaatttgttcaccacatcttcccaagttgtcaagctttcccttgggaaggattccagccacttggctgctttgtccctaagtgagaatggaaataagagcagtctataagtgtcaggatgaacaccattaaacttcactgtgtcacatatccttaggaaggtggttagatgttgattggggtcttcttgaacacttcctccaaacgagcagttgttctgaacaagggtgatgagctgtagtttaagttcaaagttgttggcatggattgttggcttttggatgctacttctacaattgcctgggtttggattgatgtaagagcccaaaactcttctatcctccccagcatgatttgctctacctcctcccccatggttgtgatcttcttcttcatgatggttttccatgttgtcttccatgtttggttcaaagaattcctcttcttcctcagcaccaaccactttctttcctcttgcctccctccttaatctaagaaaggtcctctcaggttcagaatcgaaggaagttgaagctccgcttcttctccctgtcatacaaccatcaagtgcaagcaagaaaagataggtgcagaaagtatttgtgtcagaactactgttagttgtgggtgatgcaatatatcaacactacaagaaaaacacccattcaggtacacttgaaaagtgtagccaaaagtgaaaaaaaatgatgccttaggctacggctacgctttttgggctacggctacacTTTTTggagtgattcctattcggccgttgcctattctcaaaggctacgcttttctgcaccaagggctacgcttttggcgtttgggaataggctacgcttttcaagtgatgctgtccaggaccaaaggctacgcttttcaactttcatttttccagaataggctacgcttttcaacgctactgcatcacttgtaaagcgtagccacattgtataccatagctactttttataagcgtagccaAATATAAATTAATTGTTCAGATATACTTAATTAATTTTCAACATTGAGACTTTCATGGGGTATTTTGCCTTTAATTTTCCTAAGGACAAATGTAGATACGAGCTTTCCACTAAACACACCTAGAATATATGCTTATCTTCTACCCTTAATTGGCTTAGAAATAAGCCAAATTCAAAATGTTAAAGTCATTCCTAACTTTTTATTATTAGTGCTCAATCCACATATGATAGATCAtgagaaagtaaaataaataaattactagTGTTAGttctttttcattgaaaaaaacgGGTAGTGTGACTTGCTTCCCTCAGAGACAATGGCCAACACGAGTTACTTACTGTGACAGTGTACTTGCTTCCCTCGGAAGAAGTATTATTTGTGCTCGCATCTGGTCCTCTTTCTTGCTCGGATCGACTCTGCAGCAAAAGCATATGAACAAAGGAATTGAATGTTGCAATCAACATATCTTACCAAcaacaaaaaataatgataacTGATAAGCATTCGAAAATAGTGTGCACTATGTCTCATGAAAAGTTAAAAATCAGATTAGATAGAATTGGGCTTAGCTCAATTGTAGTTCTTCCCATTTAAAGATAATCGAAATCAGCACAATATTTTCATAACAATAATGCACATGATTGACAATTGATAAATTTAAGTTCATCTGTTCCTAGAGAAATATAACCTCTAGAATTATAAACATAacaatatcaataatattaagtTATTCTTCTTCCTATCTAATTTACAACAAAACAGAGCATGCACAACACTTTATTCAACTGAACTATACATGTGGCATTGCAGCAGCAACAATTGATGCAACTCATGGTAAAACAAATATATTAATTCTCAGATCAAAATGTCCAAAGAGACTACCATAATGATGCAAATCCTTACTATAAGCATATTCTACCAATGGTTATAAAAACAGACCTTGATTGAGTGGAAGATCCCATCAGTATCGGCAAGAAGCACACCAACATCAGAAGCCTGGTCCTGTATGCAAAAGGGGTGACTAAATGCAGGAGAGAACAATAATGAAACCAATATCACATTGCCAATGAGACATGCATCCAATATTTAGAAATAACAGAAGAAACTTTTGGCATATTAGGATAACATTTAGAAATTTGCGCTTTTCAAAATAGATAGTAAAGCAAATTTTCAAAATAGGATCATGTATAGTAAAAAAATTGATCCCTCACACAACAACGTGAACACAAATTATTACATTCAATTATTGTTGCTATTATTATATATCATCGATGTAAATTATGTGAATAATCTCGTCACAATATCAAAATGATAGTGTAAGATTAACTCGAGCTGGGAAAAAGTTGGAAAAGAGAGTTTGCATCAAAATTTAACAACGACTTAGCATAGATGGGAGAACCACCTTCAGTTCTTTATTGTGCTTTGAGCTGTCAAAACCTCGGCTTTGAACTGGAACCTCCTCAAATTCTTCGGTCAACTGAAACAATGAAATATCTTATATATGTTTTCTTGTTCTAAAAGCCTATACAACCAGATTTGCAAAGAGGACAGAGTGACATGGAAAGAAGTGAAAAAATAGAATACTGTTACTCTTAATATCGATACCGTAGTATTAGACTCAGGGAAGAAAACCATACAGCCACAGGGAAGGAAAATCAAGCAGGATAGAAAAGAAGTACcaggaaaagcaaaaaaaaaataaataaataaacagacTCAGCACTAATTGTTAACACTAATGAAGCTGAAAAGAACAACCAACATAAAAAATTaccaagaaaaacaagaagaagaaaaagtaaatctCAAATGTTGAAACAAAAAAATACCATCATAGTACATCATGAAAAAAATTGGGTAGAAAATGAAGTTGCATCACTAATTATGATGGAGGAAGGGATTGAATTAACACTTCAAGCTCCTCCAAATGAAGGAAGACCACCTAACCCAATGGCGATGGATGATGGAGAAAAGAATTCATGGAAATGGATAAAGAGGCAAGAGATCCAAATCTAAGCTTATTGGAGGGAATAGACTTCACCACAACTGAAATCAGTGCCCTTAAAGACACtaagatgcatctaagttaaatCTGATTCCAATCTTTTTTATCAGTTCTTTATTATTAGTCTTATTTAGAACGTTAAGGGTGCTACCAGCATATCCTTTAGGCGCACTCTTAAAGAAATTATAAAACAGTATAAATTAAACCTGATATTACTATTCTGCTGGAAACTAAGTGTAACAGTGACAATGCTAGAAGAGTTATTCATCAGCTTGGGTTTTTTAACTTCATCTTAAAAGAAGTCCAAAGATTTGTGGGTGGAATATGGACGTACTGGAATGGAGTTGACCTTAACATATCATTTTTAGAGACTCATAACCAATAGATTCACATGAAAGTTTAGCTTCAAGGAGAAAGGAAATGATACATGTGACAGCAGTTTATGCTAGCCCCAAATTCAATATAAAAGACTTTTTTGGTCGAAGCTTCTCAACATAGCTAACAATATGACAAGAGAATGGTTGGTGGCTAGAgatttctatataattatgcCAGCAAATCAATGATAGGAATATTTAGGAACATGAAGCTCAACTCAAAACACATGAAATTAGTTAACAGATAGAGTGAAGAGCAGGTACCTGTCACGGATTTGAACTTGTTCCATCATGGACGCCATTCTTTGCTGATAAGCTTCTGGAAGTGATTCCAAACCAGCTAACATGCTCTTAtccatgattcaattcaattcaactcaCCTAGTGTTCTTCATTCACATTAATCATATATGATCTGTTAAACACGATTTTACAATGAAATAATATGTTGAACTGATTATGGCGAGATATATGATCTGGTATTAATCAACCCAATTAATTAGCAGATGGATCAAAATCGAATTGAGAAAACTAATCCAAATAGAAACCGGAACCTGAAGAAGAGGTCTGGGGAGATTGCAGCAGAACTTTTCAAAAGAGAGAATTGCATCCGCACCCTTGGCGTCGAAAACGGCACCGATGAAACGCCTGCAGAGACatcgaaattgaaattgaaatgagaataaaatgaaagttggagagagagaggggttgGGAGTACGAACAGGAAGTAATCGTAGAAGCCGAAAGTGAGGACAGGAGCACGGCAAGCCCTAGCAGCGGCGGCGGCTTCAATTGACCCCAGGAGCGACGACAGTGCACGGCGGAACAACCTCCTTCTCTCTCGCGTCGCGTCTTGGTCCTCTCTCTCCATCTCGTCTGCGAAtcgtctttctctctctctcctccggaCTCCCTCCTCCATGACGGCGATGGCAGCGGCTGAAGCGGCGTTGCGGCGGTGACCCCCTCTCACTCTCTGGTCTCTCGCTCGCGCTCTCATCTCTGTCTTCCTCCTCTCCTCCCTCTGGTTCACTCATTCTGAATCTGGGTGTGTGTGTGAAAGGGTGCGTGGCGAAGGTGAGCTTTGGAGGCAGGCAAGGTTTCTACTTCGTGATGGTGACTTCGGAGGGAATGGGGGGCGAGGGTTTACGAAAGTGGATGAGGTGCTTTGGAGGTGAGTGAGATTTGGAGGGAATggacaaaaattttactaagtgtcATCAGTTTGCTTTCaggaaaaagaggaaaaaaatttactaagtgttAAGTTTTTGGCtttagatacattaggcatcacttttaaaatgtacccaaaatttaacaaataggTTACCCTTTAAAAGCGTCTCCTTTGACAtgaaaagtgaacctatagatatcaacctacggctacgctttagaagtgatttctataatacctaaggctacgctttttaaatgatgccgcaTTTGTGTAtcattttctcttataaaaaggcaacacggagaaaagcgtagcctattctatgaataggctacgcttttcaaatgtagcttaaaaaaagtgtggctaaatgggtatttttcttgtagtgcaaacagttagtgggttagcaaacagaattgaaaataacaaggaaaaacaaaagagtagagggggaagggaagaagtttaactaaaacagaaagtaaatcactcaaacagaaaatgaaattcacaaaataaaaatgctcaatctagtgatcttccaatttaatcattgttgatgcacaatcaatccccggcaacggcgccataaacttgatgcacggaaaacttgtctcacaacaaatctcccttcggcaagtgtaccgaatttgtcgtcaagtaaaaactcacaatagagtgaggtcgaatcccacagggattgattgatcaagcaactttaattagaagaatgttctagttgagcgaatccagaatttgggttgagagttacagaaaataaaatggcgggaatgtaaataacagaaaagtaaatgctagaattaaaggactggaagcaaatgactgaaagtaaattgcataattgtaaatgggaatgggggatttgctcataaaagtaaatggcagaaattaaagagaatgagtaagatcagagatggggagttcattgggcttagaagATGTtgtaattctccggatcaagttcattttcatctcctcctcaatcaatgcactcattgatctccttggcaatcttaagtgattgaattacaatttcttgcaattcaatctctcaaatcttgatcaatagccaattccttggtcaattgctcatgagaagagatgaaatatgatcactgattataccacatgcatttcccaaatcaagtattgagagggttatagtcacatacccatccaaacccaatttggtccagcatgagaaagcatttctagcttgatctcttcattcctctttcaaggttcaaaagagatccaagtttgaatagcttctcttccaagataactactcaattggatgaagatcgaaagctttcaagtaaaatcatgagaaaagatagaagaagaataatgaaaattagtattgatccatcacattacaacagagctccctaacccaatgaaaggggtttagttgttcatagctctagaaaatgaaaacaaagatggagaatacatcataaaacaagaaaatgcagagaaagtaaaatacagagagtagttctctttttttccagcctccagaactcctttttcaattcaaagctactcctatatatactacttctctcagcttctaaTTGGCTCCTCAAGTCTTGGGCCGTTGGATCTTGGCTCCTCAGCTTTTCAAGGAGTATTAACATTTAGGGAAAGTATAagttcaagaacgttagtgacacttaacattttcactaacgttcgaatgtacccctttgcctcacgttagagcccatgttaactaggttaacgtggcttctaacgtggccttgccaaccttcgagaacgttagtgacactcaacattgtcactaacattccagtGTGCCactttttgcttcacgttaaagcccacgttaactaggttaacgtggcttctaacgtggccttgccaatcttcgagaacgttagtgacactcaacattgtcactaacgttccaatgtgcccctggaTCTCACGTtaaagtccacgttaactaggttaacatggattctaacgtggccattcttagtcatcccaacgttagtgacaatgttgagtgtcactaacgttggctcatcattcattcctcatcaTTAGCTTCcgtgttaactaagttaatgtggaacttaacgtggctccttggggggttgtgtggttgcttccaacgttagtgactatgttgagtgtcactaacgttgtcgacaactctcacctcttacgttagctcccacgttaaccaagttaacgtgggagttaacgtggtgtgttgcatccttaggccagcattagtgataatgttgaatgtcactaacgttggcttctcttcccccctttaacgttagaggccacgttaactaggttaacgtgggctctaacgtggccactcatgagtgtttgccaacgttagtgacaatgttaagtgtcactaacgttggctcaacttcccttctccacgttagagttcacgttaagttagttaacgtgactcttaaagTGGaaaatgatggctttgagagtattattggcaatcacttttctcattaaccttgcaagttacctccctttccttgcttcctttggtcctgaaatcaagcaacagagtgcatcaaagttctagtccaagtcatgggtaatgcagcatacaatttgtcactaaattcatgcaaaattctgatgaaataatgtaaaatgcacaatgtatgtttgaatcaaggtgtaggtgaatatctacccaaaactagcttatttcctaaagaaatacatgaaactatcctaaaaacagtaaagaaaaggtcagtgaaactggccaagatgccctggcatcacaacaccaaacttaaagcttgcttgtccctaagcaagtactggaacaagagaatgatgaatggaatatccagaggaatgagtcattcttgtggaagtcatgttactgattttatggtggtttcatgcatagcaacttaggttcattccattactggctttcagacttttgtcatgtccctaaacacttactttgtttatatcctggtatgcgaaattgttactcaggttgtgaatatcttcacaactttgcataactaaccagcaagtgcactgggtcgtccaagtaataccttacgtgagtaagggtcgaatcccacggagattttcggcttgaagaaagctatggtcaccttgtaaatctcagttaagtTGACTCATATGGGCTATAATATATTatgtaaataaaacataaagtaaggatagaaatacttatgtaaatcattggtgagaattttagataagcgtatggagatgcaatcgttcctctgaacctctgctttcctgctgtcttcatccaatcagtcctactcctttctatggctggctttatgtaaggatgtcaccggtgccactggctactttcaatcctctcagaaaaatggtccaaatgctctgtcacagcacagctaatcgtctggaggcatcacccttgtcattggttgcatcctattcctctctgtgaaaatggtccgatgcgctgtcactgcatggctaatcatcttggaggttctcaatcatactcgaatagaatttactatccttttgcgtctgtcactacgcccaacactcgcgagttttgagttcgtcacagtcattcaatcccagagtcctacttggaataccacggacaaggtttagactttccagtctctcatgaatgccgccatcaatctagcttataccacgaagattctgattaagagatctaagagatactcattcaatctaatgtagaacggaagtggttgtcaggcacgcgttcataaggaatggtgatgattgtcacgttcatcacattcaggttggagtgcgaatgaatatcttagaagcaaaataagatgaattgaatagaaaacagtagtactttgcattaatctttgaggaacagcagagctccacaccttaatttatggagtgcagaaactctaccgtttgaaaatacataagtgaaaggtccaggcatggccaaatggccagcccctctgatctaagaaccaggcgtgcaaagatgtctaatacaatagtaaaaggtcctatttataataaactagctactagggtttacagaag is a genomic window of Arachis ipaensis cultivar K30076 chromosome B06, Araip1.1, whole genome shotgun sequence containing:
- the LOC107648141 gene encoding uncharacterized protein LOC107648141, yielding MRARARDQRVRGGHRRNAASAAAIAVMEEGVRRRERERRFADEMEREDQDATRERRRLFRRALSSLLGSIEAAAAARACRAPVLTFGFYDYFLRFIGAVFDAKGADAILSFEKFCCNLPRPLLQVPVSIWISFLNSILIHLLINWVD